The genomic interval GCCATGCACTGAATCGCCTCAAGCGCGTGGAAGTCATAGCTATCCATGCCACCAATCGCGACGCTCATCATTTCCATGATTTCCGCGTCGTACGGCATCTCGATTGAGGGCATGCGCCAGGTGACGGGCAATGAGGAACCGGCCGTGAAGGGAAATTTCAACTCGCGTGACAGGTCGACCATTTCTTTGGCCCAGTCCCACTTCCACGACAAATGCTTGTCGTTAAAGACAGGTGCCGTTTTTCCATCCTTGCGAAACACGTCGGTCATCTGTTTGAAGAATTCGTATCGGGGATATTTGGTCTGGCCATATTCCGATTTCTCGTAGTTGCCGTGTTCGCCGATGATCAGCACGGCATCGACGGCCAGCTTGTCGCCACCGCAGCGTAAGGTTTCGGCAATGGTGGGATAGATCGGAAAGCCAAATTCCTGTGAACGCTGCCGGCTGAGATCGTTTTCCGGGAACTGATCGACATACACCGCGACGACGTCCAGGGGCGGACGGTGCCATTGTCCGTTTTCGGGATAGCCAACGAGAAATCGTTCTCCCATGTGCCAGGCGTGCGAATGGTATCGCCATTCGGTGGTCAAAATTGCCAGGCGTTTCCGCGAACCGGAATTCGGCTGTTGGGCAAACAACATCGGGCCGGCAATCAGTCCGGCACCCACCGTTCCCAAAAACGATCTTCGTGAAAGCATCTGTCCCTCGTCTAGATTCGTGCTATGGCACAATCGATATGGCATTCGTCACAGGTGTTCGAGCTGACGATCGGCGTCGCCAAACTCCGTTTGATTCACTCCCATGCGATTCATGAGAGCCAAATAAAGACTGCAAAGTTTGCGGTTGTCATCGCCAGAGGCCGCGTAGTCCAGGACACGACCGGTTTTTAGTGTTCCGCCCAGCCCACCGGCGAGCAGCAGAGGAACTTTGGTGGAATCATGCTGGCTTCCCGACCACATGTTTGAGATGAACATCAGGCAAGTATTGTCCAAGACTGTGCCGTTTCCTTCCGGCATCGCATCGAGTCGGCTGGCAAGATAGGCCATCTGGCTGACGTAATAGCGAGAGACTCGTTCGTAGGCGTCAGACAAATCGTCGTGTGACGCCGGATGATGTGCCGCGCGCACGTCCAGGAATGGATAAAACAATCCCGACAGATCACGGCAGAGCAGCACCGAAGCCACACGGGTTTTGTCTGTCTGAAAGGCGAGTGCGACGATGTCACACATCAGCCGCATGTGGTCGCGAATATCCTCGGGCAGGCCGTTGTCCGGTCGCTTCATCAGCGCGGCGAGACGTCCGCGATTTCGAGCCCGTTCGTCGGCATCGTCTTTTGTTTTTCGTGTTCGCTCGATTTGTTTCTCGACTTCGCGAACACTGGTCAGGTACTCATCCAATTTGGTTTGGTCGCGGTGACTGACTTGTCGCTTGATCTGCCTGGCATGCTCTTGCACGCGATCGAGAATGCTTTGTGTTCGCCGACTGCCATGGTTATCAAACAGGCTATCAAATGCGAGTGATGGGTAAACTTCCATGGGCACGGGCGAATTCGCATCTTGCCAGGAGATATGCGAACTGTAAGCCATCGAGAAATTCGTTTCGTGATAGCCGGTGATTGGCTGTTCGCATCCCAGGACGAGACTGGCCTGTGGAGATTGCTCCGCCCAATGGTTGGCCAGCACCTGATCGAGGCTGATGCCGCCTTTCAGGACGGATCCTTTTTGAAGGGCCGCACCTGAAAGAATATTCCCCGTCTGACCTGGATGGATTCCGACACCCGTCGCCTGCTTGTTGAACAGCCCATGGATGACATTGAGTTTGCCCTTCAGCGGCTCAAGCGGTTGCAGGCTTTGGCTGAGCTCCATGTCTACGCCAGTGCCGGTTGCCCACCAATGTTTGGAGTTAATCCCGTTGCCCATGAAGAGCGCTGCGAAACGCTTCGGCAGTTGTTCAGATCTGGCTGCTGCAGGATTGTCACTGGCCCAGCTCGATAATGATTCGAACCATGGCAACCCCATCGCGACGCCAGCTCCGCGCAGGACCGTCCGTCGGTCAATTCGCTGTTGTCCCCAGTTCATGGCTCGGCCTTTGAAGGTCGGTCAAACAGGATGCAAAACGGGCGTGCTTCGTTTTCAGCCTAGTGTTGTCGTCACGACGATTCGCCAAACATCATATACGGAATGAAAAAACGCAACCGATCTGAGAAAAATGCCAAGGTACCGAAGTCACCTGGCCGTGACTTCAATTCGGGACAACGGTGTTGCGGGACTTAAATCGATCGTCGTGTTTTCAGGCATTCGCAGAGCCGTTTCGAATCTTTCAAAACGCGGTCAAGGGCACGGTCGAGACTCGGCGTGGTGGTTGTCGAACGGACCCGTCGCTGCGACAAGATGGGTCACTTTAGGCGGTTGATCACCCACATGGAATGCACGGGCAGCACGTTCGAGGGCTCGATCGTCGTGTGTGACCCGCTCGTGTTGTCGAAGGTGTTCAGCCCAGGATTCGACGAGAAAGGCTTCAACGAATCGCTCGTGATTTTCCGCATCTTGAAACAGGTCCCAGCGGATGGCTCCATCCCGCAGGCGGGCAGACCGAAGTTGCAAGACCGCACTGCGAAAAAGGGCCGCCGATTTCTGCAGGATGTGATATTCGACGGTCACCAGCACGGGACCATGATCGTGTGCGGCGTTTGGCACGATTGGTGCCTCGGGCCAGTGATGCGATGGTTCGACTTCGGGAGGGGGGCCTGATGGCAATCGATAGAATGCGTAGGTTGCGGCACCAAGAACCATCCACGCAGCAGAGGCGGCGAGTGATTGTTGGGCGCCGATAATGTTGGCGAGTCCGCCCCAGATCATGCTGCCCGCGGACATGCCGCCAAAGAACACGAGCAGATACACCGACAATGCACGCGCTCGTACCCAGGCGGGAAGCAGGCTTTGAGCAGACGAACTGAATTCGGTTAGAACTGCGAGCCAGGCGGCGCCGCAGGGGAGTAAGACGAGACAACTGGTCCACACCCCAGGGGCGATCGTCAGTAGGGCCGCGCCCGCTGCATAGACCAGCGAGCCGCCCAAGGCAATCAGATCGGCGTTGACGCGATTCCGGACTGATGGCAACAAGATTGTTCCGATCACGGCCCCTGCGCCAACCGCACCGAGCATGACACCGTATCCGAGTGGTCCCCAATCTGCGTGCGTCCGTGCTAAGAGTGGCAACAGCGCCCACAAGCCACTCGCACCCGTCACGAAGGCGGCTGCGCGCACCAGGATCGCCTGAAACTGCGGTGCATTGCGAACGTATCGAATTCCCACACGAAGGGCGCCGACAAGTCGTTCGGAGGGAAGGGCCGAATCTTTTGTGGACCGGCGCCAGGAAAAGAGGACGGCGAACACGCCCACAAACGAGATCGCATTCAAAAGGAATGCGGCGGCGGGACCTGCGGCCGCGACCAGGAGTCCGCCGATCGCGGGACCGACTGCGCGTGAGGCGTTCATCGAGACGCCGTTGAGGGCCACGGCCGCCGGCACTTCCGATCGAGGGACGAGTTCCGGGATGATGGCCTGCCATGCCGGCGCATTCAGCGCGAATCCCACGCCAAGTGCGAAGGTCAGCGCCAACAGCAGCCATGGCGTCATGACATTGAAGAATGTGGCGGCCGACAGGATCGTGGCGGCCAGAAGCATCCAGGCCTGAGCAATCAAGAGCAACCGCTTGCGGTCGACGACATCCGCCAGTGCGCCCGCAGGAATCGCGAGAATGAACACGGGCAATGTCGTTGCCGCCTGAACGAAAGCGACCATCATGGGCGAGGGGCTGAGGCTCGTCATCAGCCATGCCGCGCCCACGTTCTGCAGCCATGTTCCCAAGTTGGAAGCGACGGAGGCGATCCAAAGTGCACGAAAGACGGGGCGTTGAAGCGGGGCATACGCGGACACGGGTGCGCTATTGCTGTCGCTCGTCGGATCATCATTCATGTCGTGCATTCGCGGCTCGTTCCATCGTTCACGCAAATCCATGCCGGAGACGGACGAGTCGTTGTGACCCGTCCATGCACATTCTGTCCTATTTGCTTTTCGACGAGTAGGGCCGTGTGGAACGTTTGGCGATGTCGGCATTTGCTTCGGCAATTGCGGCGGTGACACCGGCGATGGTTTCGTCGTAGAACTTCGGTCCCGCTTCAACCACCCAGGATTCAAGCGCTGCCGGTTTGGAGAGACCTTGTGCCTGGAGACGTTGTTCCGTGTCGAGTGCCAGTAGCATGCCGCGTACGACGGCCGTTTCCACCTGACCGGCGGGAAGAGTGTTGTTTCCCGCATCTTTGATCAACGGTGCGAAGGCGACGCGAGTTGCTCCGAGCCGTAGTGCTTCACGAAGGGCCGTTCGTCCCACGCGTTCCATGCGTTCGAGCGACAGTGATTTTTCTTCACCGAGTCCAATCAGCAGCAATTGCCTGGCCTTGATTGAGTTTTCTGGAGCCTGAATGAGGAATGTCTCCATTTCATCGCCGCGAAATTCGCCCCGCTCGCGCACGGCCGCGATGAGTCCCCCCAGGTGTTTGTCGAGTTCCACGGGCGCTCCTGCGAGTCGCGTGTCAGAGGTCTCGGTTCGCTGGAAGTAGCAGACAACCTGCAGGGCAACGTCGGCATCGTAGGGCCCCTGCATACGGACGATGATCGGTAGTCCTTTGGGGCCCGATAACTTGGTCTCGGGTGGGGCCGAATCTGCGGCGCAGAGACCCAACGACATCGAGGTAAGGGCGATCCAACTGATGAGATTCAGGGTGATCTTCACGACGAGATCCTTTTCAAGCGGTATTCAACAGGACGCGGAAATCAAAACTTGTAGGTGAGCCAGCCGGTGACGAAATCGAGTGGCTGTCCCGGAGTCGCATCGGTAAGAAACTGCCCCGGAAAGACATGGACGTAGCTGATCAGTACGGTCACATGAGGCTGCGGCGTCCAGACTGCCGTGATCGAGGGGCTCGAGCCGATATACCGGGCATTGCTGGCCTGTCCGCTGGCGATTTCAGATCCAGATAAGCGATACACACCATCCTGCAGGGACTCGCGCCAGAAGAAGTTCCAGTCTGCGGACAGCTTCCACGTTTCACTGAGGGTCAAGTCGAGCGTGGGATGAAGATCAATGATGTTCAAGGGGCCGAAGGGGCCGGCCAGGTTGAAGTAGGCTCCTGAAGGGAAAAGCGGATTGAACGTTTGAAGGTTTGCCGACTGGGCATTCTGATCCCCGCTCGCCACGTCAAATCGAATTCCGACGGCGGGTTTGAGAGGCGCGTCCGAAAAGTTGTAGCGCACGGCGTTGGCGGCGGTCCATGCACTAATTCGTCCGGAACCGAACTGGCCGAATTGATAGACGTACTCGAGATTGTATTCCCAGGGCATCGGTCGGCCCCAGACCCTTGTCCCCACCGAATGACGCAGCTCGTCGCCGGATTTTTGATTAAACATCCCGTCCTGATTGTGAAATCCCAGGTAGTACAGATCGAGACTGAGCCGGTTGTCAGCGGCAACTGGTCCTGTCCCGTAAAGTCCCCAAAAAGACACGGAGGGATCGGGGATGTCGTCGAATATGTTGGGGTTGTTTTCGACGGGTTTCGACCACCAGGCGTCAATCGACCAGTCACCGACTTTCGCCAGGGCCCGGATAGCATCAAATGATCGCCGCAAGTTTGGGCCTTCGCGGACGTCGATCAGGCGACCGCTGCCATAACGAAATTCCTGACGGCCGATGCGCCACGTGAGATTGTTGGATTCGTCGCCGGACCAGATCCAATCTACGAAGCCCTGATGGATATCGAACGTGTTGTTGTCGATATCCGGGCGTGGTCCGCCGATTCGTCCCTCTTCCGATCCGCTAATGGACTGAAGAAAGACGCGCCAATTTGACCCGAGGTGAATGTCCGAGTGCAACATATAACGCTGCAGAAAATACGTGTTGTAACCTGCTGCATTCGCCGGGCCGGCTCCGAATCCATCATTGTGATAGGACTCGAACCATTCACGCACTTCACCGCCAAGCGTGATGAAGTGATCGTTGCTTTCGCCAAAAGGGATGAACTTGAGCGGGTCCCAGAAGTCAGTCTGCTTTGCGGGGTCTCGCAGATACGAAAAGTCTTCGTCGTAACGAAGCACCTTATATGCCGGGTGGTTGGGACCCGCCCGATTGTTTGATCCAGAGAGTGCACTTTGGCCCGGGCCGAGCTGAGGCGCGTCGGCGGCCGATGAACTGCTTGATGTGCCGGCTTCCTGCGTGGTCTGCTGCGTCTGAGTCGGAAATGGAACAGAAGAAGTCACATCCGTTTCAGGCCCTTGGGCGGCGCTGACGAGAGGGATCAGCAGGCCGACAACGATCGCGCCGCAATGAAAGCGACAGTGTCGCAACATTGTATGGACCGATCGTTGATGCAGCGGCCTTACCGTAATTTCTGTCGTCCCTCTCATTGTGGTCCGGTGGTTATTCCAAATTCCTCGGCCGTTGCCCCGTACGCCACTTAGAACGCCCAGCACGAGCAACCCGTTCCCCAGAATGGTTCGTAAATCGCACCTTCGACACAGCCCGCGATCCGATGAAACAAGTCATGCGACGTCGTTCCGTGAGCCTGCTGGACAGTGTTTCTGGTCTGCAGTGCCGCGGGAATTCCGTTGTAGTATCCACCGTATGTTCCGACCGGAGACCAATCTGGTGAAACGGGCAATGGTTTCGGTGCCAGGTTCGAGAACGGCCCGTTGGCATAGACAATCTTTCCGCCGACGACGGTCAGGACCGATTGCAAGCCTTTGATTTCGTGTTCCGGCACGGAGAAATAGTCGGCCGACAGAACCGCCACGTCGGCAAGCTGGCCCACGGCGAGTCGTCCCTTCGTCTGATCTTCGCCAGACATCCACGCCGAGCCTTGCGTATACAATCGCAGGGCTGTTTCGCGGTCGACTCGATTGGCCTCGGGATAAAGTGCCAGACCGCCCACCGTGCGCCCACTGACCAGCCAGTAGAGCGAGACCCACGGGTTGAAACTGGCTACGCGGGTGGCGTCGGTACCCGCCCCGACGGGGATTCCCATCGACAACATTTTCGAGATCGGGGGCGTCTGTGTCGCCGCCTCGGCACCATATCGATCGACGAAATACTCACCCTGAAATGCCATTCGGTGTTGAATTGCGATTCCCCCGCCGAGGGTCTTGATGCGTTCGAGATTTTGCTCTGTGACGGTCTCGGCATGATCGAAGAACCAACGCAATCCGGCAAACGGGACGTCTCGATCAACCCGTTCGAAGACATCCAGAAAGCGACTGATGGATTCGTTATAGGTCGCGTGAAGTCGGAACGGCCAACGCTGTTCGGCGAGAAGTTTGACCACGCGATGAAGCTCGTCTTCCATGGACGGATTCAGATCGGGGCGCGGTTCGAGGAAGTCTTCAAAGTCGGCCGCAGAGAAGACAAGCATCTCTCCCGCCCCGTTCATGCGATAGAAATCGCTGCCCGCGCCGGGGCTGGTCATGGACGTCCACCGGGCGAAGTCTTCGTATTCGCCCTTCGGTTTCTGCGTGAACAGGTTGTAGGCAACGCGTACCGTCATTTCGCCGCGGCGATGCAGATCTTCGACGACGGCATAGTCGTCGGGGTAGTTTTGAAATCCTCCGCCGGCATCGATCACGCTGGTGATCCCCAGGCGGTTGAGCTCACGCATGAAATGTCGCGTCGAATTGATCTGATCGCTGGGTGACAGTTTGGGGCCCTTGGCCAGTGTCGCATACAGGATCATGGCATTGGGCCGCGCGATCAGAATCCCGGTTGGATTTCCCTGTTTGTCCCGTTGGATTTCACCGCCCGGCGGATCGGGGGTGTCTTTCGTGTATCCCACCGCACGCAGGGCCGCGGCGTTCAGAATTGCGCGATCATAGAGATGCAGGATAAAAACGGGCGTATCAGGGGCGGCGGCATTCACCTCTGCCAGGGTTGGCATCCGTCGTTCGGCAAACTGAAATTCGCTCCATCCCCCGACGACTCGAACCCACTGCGGCGCTGGCGTTCGTTTCGCCTGCTCGGCAAGCATTCGCAGTGCATCTGCGAGAGAAGGAACGCCATCCCAACGCAGTTCGAGGTTGAAATTGAGGCCACCGCGGATCAGGTGGAGGTGCGAATCATTCAGTCCAGGAATGGCACGGCGGCCCTGCAGGTCAACGACCGTGGTCGACGGACCCCGAAGCGCCAGAACGGCGGCGTCGTCACCCGTGGCCAGCACCTTGCCGTCACGGGCGGCGAGTGCGGAAACTTCCGCAGCCGATGAATCCTGGGTCGAAATTCGACCGTTGAAGAGAACGAGATCGGGGAACAGTTCGGTCAAGGTGATTCCTCCTAATTTGACGGCATCTCTTCATCGGCAACTTGCGAACATTCTGTTCTCACTCGAAGCCATGTGCACAACAGATTTCGGGGTAGTGCGTCTGTTGTCGAAATTTGATTCGATCTTCATTGACCACTCGTCGCCGCTTAGACCGGCGACTTTTGCTGTCCGCTGGGATCATTCGTTTGGAGCGACCCAAGTTCCGTATTGGAACGCGACACGCTGTGATTTTTCGAAGGGGCCGGTCGGCCGAATCTGCGGATCGTTGTCGCGCCGTTCGGGCGACTTTCAATTCGGTGGATTCGGCCGATTCGATTCCTATCCTAATGATCCGATTTCAAGCGGACGGGGTAGGGGGGCTGCTTGTGAACCATGGTGTATGCGTACTCGACACCTTGTCCGTAGGCGCCGCAGTGCTGCAGGACCAGCCCCATGACGGCGTCGTAGGTGTCTCGTTTGGCCCAGTCGCGCTGAAATTCCAGCAACACTTGTAGCGCGGTGACGGGGGCTGCGCCGGCTTGGACAACCCGGTCCATGGCTGCGCGATGGGCGACTTCGCTCGTCCCGCCAGAGGCATCTTCAACTGCATAGACTTCGTAACCGGCTTGCATCGCCTGGATGGCGGGAAACGTGAGGCAGACTTCGGTCCAGAGGGCCGCGATGACCAGCTTCTTACGTCCGGTTTTCTCGACCGCCTGCACAAACTTCTTGTCTTCCCATGAGTTCATACTCGTTCGTTCGATCGGAGTGTTTCCGGGAAACAGTTCGGTAATTTGGGGCCACATATGTCCCGAAAAACTTTCGGTCTCGACGGTGGTCAGAATGACCGGCACGTTGAAGATTTTGGCGGCTTTCGCGAGGACCAGCGTATTGTTGACGAGTGTTTGCCGGTCAATATTGGCGACGCCGAAGGTCATTTGCGGCTGGTGATCGATGAAGATTACCGCGCAGTTTGTGGGATCGAGCAGGCTGAGGATCGGTTTCGACATCGGAGGATTCCTTCAAGGGAAGCTGTCGTGGCGGCGGACAGGAACGCAAGAAAGTGTAGTTCGATTGATTCGATCCAACTATTCCACGAAAGAGGGGATTCGAAGGCCCCCGGTTGAGGAGCGGCGGCGTACCTCTTTTGAGGGAGGCGTGGTTGCGTATGGCCCCACAGTCAGTCGATCGATGCGGATTTCCGAAGTGTCAGTCCAGCCGAACGAGCCCGCGTTTCAGGGCCATGGTTGCGGCCGATGTACGATCACTGACGCCCATTTTCGCAAGAATATTCTTGATATGGCTTTTCACGGTCTCTTCAGTGACATAGAGGGTGAGCGACGCGTCGCGGTTCGACTTACCCTGCACAACGAGCCGCAGGACATCGAGCTCTCTCGGAGTCAGTTCTGGGGCCGCGGCCCGTTCCGCCAGCTTGGCCGCAATCAGCGCGGGGATACAAGTTTTGCCTGCATGGACCGCACGAATGCTCTCAATGATTTCGCTGAATGTGGCGTCCTTCAGCAGGAATCCTTTGGCCCCAGCACGCAGCGCACGATAAATATCTTCGTCGGTGTCGAACGTGGTCAGAATGATAATCCGTGCCGTCAAGAATTCTTCGCGAATGGCCGCGACGACCTCGACTCCATCCCGCCGGGGCATTCGCAGATCGAGTAGCAACAAATCGGGATGGTGCTCGCGAAAAAGACTGACAGCCTCGTCACCATTTGCCGCTTCAGCGATCACTTTCATGCCGCCAGCTTCATTCAGCATGGCGACCAGTCCCTTTCTGACGACGATATGGTCGTCGGCGAGCATGATTCGGATGTCATTCAAGAGTCACCTCATTCTCTGCCTGAAGCGGCAGTTCGACAGAGACGTCGGTTCCTTCACCGGGAACGCTGGCCATTGAGAAGGACGCGCCAATGCGATCGGCACGCTCGCGCATGCTGATGAGGCCAAAGCCACGTGGCAGGTGTTCCGTCGTCGGCGTGAATCCCCGACCGTTGTCAGCGATTGTGATCTTAACGAGCCGATTTGAACATTCGAGCGAAATTCGAATCCATTGCGCGTGGCCATGTTTCAGGCTGTTATTGAGTGCCTCTTGCACGATGCGAAACAGTTCCGTTTCGACAGCGGGCGGCAACGAGCGAAGCGGTCCCAACACTTCGACATCGATTCGAGGCGATTCCGGGTTCCGGATTCGATCGACGAATTGTCGGATCGCCGAGGGCAAGTCGACGCCTTCCAGATCAGGCGGCCTAAGGCCCCAGATGGAACGGCGCACTTCAGAAAGTCCGTGTCGTGCAAGGGCAATCGCTTCATCAATGCATTCACGTGCTTTGTCTGGGTTTCGACCAAGGGTCTGTCGTGCAGTCTCGAGATGCAGGCTGATTCCGGCAAACTCTTGCCCCATGGTATCGTGAATCTCTCGCGCGAGGCGATTGCGTTCCTCGGCAACGGCGGCACGGCTGGCCTGGTCCGTTAAGCGAATGAGTTGCATTCCCAATGCGGCCTGGTTGGCCAGAGCGTGGGCGAGTTCCCATTCCGAGGAATTGAATGTTGGTTTGGAAAAGAATGCCATTCCCATGAACCCGACGGGTTCACCGCCCGCCAAAAGCATCATGCTGAGCCACTCTTTGACCCCAACCGAGTCGAACCAGACGGCGAGTTCTTCGGGCAGATGTAAACTGCGCGCGTCGTCGGCCAGAATGGTTGACATGCCACTGTCGAGAAACTGCCGATAGGCGGGGCAGATGGTCGCCGAAAATCGTTGCAGGTACTGCGGTTCGTCGGGGCGAAGCCCGATTTGCGTCTGTCCATCACGAACGCCCGCCATGAATTCAAAGGTTTTGTCGTCCGCGTTGAAGACGAAGATTTGGGCAATATCCGCTTTTAGTAACGCCGCGCCGCTCGACAGTGTATGGACGAGGAATTCCTGTAGATCGCTGCCCTGGACCAGGCGACTTGCATTTTCTTGCAGCGTGAAATGAAAACGCTCGACCTCAGAACGCTGAAGATGCGAGTGATCTGCAAATGCGGCGGACGAAATCGCTTCGCGATGCTGGGACGAACGTCGCTGTTCGTGATCGGCTGGCATGTTGGTTTTCGCGAGGTGTGTTCGGGAAACGATGGATTCGGAGAGAGGTCACTTCTCAGTGAACGCAACGTCAAAATTCCCTTCGGATATTTCTCGAGAGATCGTCTCATAGGAGGCATCGCCGAGCGGTGCCACAAAATGAGTGTCTCTGGCGTCTCGTCAAATTTTTGATCGCCTTGATCGTTTTGAACTAGATGTTGCTGATCTCTCAATGCGGCAATGTGTTATGGCAGATTGACAAGGCGATCAATTGAGCACGTTGATCTTGTTGTTGCAGTCTTTCTGTCAGTGCCGTGCGGACGCGACCTGCACGGAATGGTGTTGTGGCCGAAACATTCGGTTGATTCGGGTTGGAGACGGTCATGGGGAAGGTACTCTGTGATGCATTGTCGATGTGTCGTTCGAACTCCCCATGCACGAGGGTTGCACGACGACGAATATCATAGGAGCTCTGCCGAGCGCGTCACGGCCAATTTGGTCCCATCTTCCAATCGTTTGGAAACTCCCGTGGATTTGGGAACGCCTCGTTGTGACGTGATCGCGCGTTGACGCCGTTCCGAATTGGATTCTGCGTGATGTATTGACGCATTCACGAACAGCTTCAACGCACGGGCGCCATCAGTTCAACGGCGAGGTCGTTGCGATTGAAATGCGGCTGACATTGAGACTCGCGTTGGAAATCCCAATGAAGTCTTATGTCAAAGCTCTATTGTGGATTGCTGGAGTTGTCTGCTGGTTCAAGTGGTT from Schlesneria paludicola DSM 18645 carries:
- a CDS encoding DUF1552 domain-containing protein, which encodes MNWGQQRIDRRTVLRGAGVAMGLPWFESLSSWASDNPAAARSEQLPKRFAALFMGNGINSKHWWATGTGVDMELSQSLQPLEPLKGKLNVIHGLFNKQATGVGIHPGQTGNILSGAALQKGSVLKGGISLDQVLANHWAEQSPQASLVLGCEQPITGYHETNFSMAYSSHISWQDANSPVPMEVYPSLAFDSLFDNHGSRRTQSILDRVQEHARQIKRQVSHRDQTKLDEYLTSVREVEKQIERTRKTKDDADERARNRGRLAALMKRPDNGLPEDIRDHMRLMCDIVALAFQTDKTRVASVLLCRDLSGLFYPFLDVRAAHHPASHDDLSDAYERVSRYYVSQMAYLASRLDAMPEGNGTVLDNTCLMFISNMWSGSQHDSTKVPLLLAGGLGGTLKTGRVLDYAASGDDNRKLCSLYLALMNRMGVNQTEFGDADRQLEHL
- a CDS encoding MFS transporter, which produces MHDMNDDPTSDSNSAPVSAYAPLQRPVFRALWIASVASNLGTWLQNVGAAWLMTSLSPSPMMVAFVQAATTLPVFILAIPAGALADVVDRKRLLLIAQAWMLLAATILSAATFFNVMTPWLLLALTFALGVGFALNAPAWQAIIPELVPRSEVPAAVALNGVSMNASRAVGPAIGGLLVAAAGPAAAFLLNAISFVGVFAVLFSWRRSTKDSALPSERLVGALRVGIRYVRNAPQFQAILVRAAAFVTGASGLWALLPLLARTHADWGPLGYGVMLGAVGAGAVIGTILLPSVRNRVNADLIALGGSLVYAAGAALLTIAPGVWTSCLVLLPCGAAWLAVLTEFSSSAQSLLPAWVRARALSVYLLVFFGGMSAGSMIWGGLANIIGAQQSLAASAAWMVLGAATYAFYRLPSGPPPEVEPSHHWPEAPIVPNAAHDHGPVLVTVEYHILQKSAALFRSAVLQLRSARLRDGAIRWDLFQDAENHERFVEAFLVESWAEHLRQHERVTHDDRALERAARAFHVGDQPPKVTHLVAATGPFDNHHAESRPCP
- a CDS encoding M17 family peptidase N-terminal domain-containing protein; translation: MKITLNLISWIALTSMSLGLCAADSAPPETKLSGPKGLPIIVRMQGPYDADVALQVVCYFQRTETSDTRLAGAPVELDKHLGGLIAAVRERGEFRGDEMETFLIQAPENSIKARQLLLIGLGEEKSLSLERMERVGRTALREALRLGATRVAFAPLIKDAGNNTLPAGQVETAVVRGMLLALDTEQRLQAQGLSKPAALESWVVEAGPKFYDETIAGVTAAIAEANADIAKRSTRPYSSKSK
- a CDS encoding alginate export family protein, whose translation is MLRHCRFHCGAIVVGLLIPLVSAAQGPETDVTSSVPFPTQTQQTTQEAGTSSSSSAADAPQLGPGQSALSGSNNRAGPNHPAYKVLRYDEDFSYLRDPAKQTDFWDPLKFIPFGESNDHFITLGGEVREWFESYHNDGFGAGPANAAGYNTYFLQRYMLHSDIHLGSNWRVFLQSISGSEEGRIGGPRPDIDNNTFDIHQGFVDWIWSGDESNNLTWRIGRQEFRYGSGRLIDVREGPNLRRSFDAIRALAKVGDWSIDAWWSKPVENNPNIFDDIPDPSVSFWGLYGTGPVAADNRLSLDLYYLGFHNQDGMFNQKSGDELRHSVGTRVWGRPMPWEYNLEYVYQFGQFGSGRISAWTAANAVRYNFSDAPLKPAVGIRFDVASGDQNAQSANLQTFNPLFPSGAYFNLAGPFGPLNIIDLHPTLDLTLSETWKLSADWNFFWRESLQDGVYRLSGSEIASGQASNARYIGSSPSITAVWTPQPHVTVLISYVHVFPGQFLTDATPGQPLDFVTGWLTYKF
- a CDS encoding amidohydrolase codes for the protein MTELFPDLVLFNGRISTQDSSAAEVSALAARDGKVLATGDDAAVLALRGPSTTVVDLQGRRAIPGLNDSHLHLIRGGLNFNLELRWDGVPSLADALRMLAEQAKRTPAPQWVRVVGGWSEFQFAERRMPTLAEVNAAAPDTPVFILHLYDRAILNAAALRAVGYTKDTPDPPGGEIQRDKQGNPTGILIARPNAMILYATLAKGPKLSPSDQINSTRHFMRELNRLGITSVIDAGGGFQNYPDDYAVVEDLHRRGEMTVRVAYNLFTQKPKGEYEDFARWTSMTSPGAGSDFYRMNGAGEMLVFSAADFEDFLEPRPDLNPSMEDELHRVVKLLAEQRWPFRLHATYNESISRFLDVFERVDRDVPFAGLRWFFDHAETVTEQNLERIKTLGGGIAIQHRMAFQGEYFVDRYGAEAATQTPPISKMLSMGIPVGAGTDATRVASFNPWVSLYWLVSGRTVGGLALYPEANRVDRETALRLYTQGSAWMSGEDQTKGRLAVGQLADVAVLSADYFSVPEHEIKGLQSVLTVVGGKIVYANGPFSNLAPKPLPVSPDWSPVGTYGGYYNGIPAALQTRNTVQQAHGTTSHDLFHRIAGCVEGAIYEPFWGTGCSCWAF
- a CDS encoding hydrolase, which encodes MSKPILSLLDPTNCAVIFIDHQPQMTFGVANIDRQTLVNNTLVLAKAAKIFNVPVILTTVETESFSGHMWPQITELFPGNTPIERTSMNSWEDKKFVQAVEKTGRKKLVIAALWTEVCLTFPAIQAMQAGYEVYAVEDASGGTSEVAHRAAMDRVVQAGAAPVTALQVLLEFQRDWAKRDTYDAVMGLVLQHCGAYGQGVEYAYTMVHKQPPYPVRLKSDH
- a CDS encoding response regulator; translated protein: MNDIRIMLADDHIVVRKGLVAMLNEAGGMKVIAEAANGDEAVSLFREHHPDLLLLDLRMPRRDGVEVVAAIREEFLTARIIILTTFDTDEDIYRALRAGAKGFLLKDATFSEIIESIRAVHAGKTCIPALIAAKLAERAAAPELTPRELDVLRLVVQGKSNRDASLTLYVTEETVKSHIKNILAKMGVSDRTSAATMALKRGLVRLD
- a CDS encoding GAF domain-containing sensor histidine kinase codes for the protein MPADHEQRRSSQHREAISSAAFADHSHLQRSEVERFHFTLQENASRLVQGSDLQEFLVHTLSSGAALLKADIAQIFVFNADDKTFEFMAGVRDGQTQIGLRPDEPQYLQRFSATICPAYRQFLDSGMSTILADDARSLHLPEELAVWFDSVGVKEWLSMMLLAGGEPVGFMGMAFFSKPTFNSSEWELAHALANQAALGMQLIRLTDQASRAAVAEERNRLAREIHDTMGQEFAGISLHLETARQTLGRNPDKARECIDEAIALARHGLSEVRRSIWGLRPPDLEGVDLPSAIRQFVDRIRNPESPRIDVEVLGPLRSLPPAVETELFRIVQEALNNSLKHGHAQWIRISLECSNRLVKITIADNGRGFTPTTEHLPRGFGLISMRERADRIGASFSMASVPGEGTDVSVELPLQAENEVTLE